One region of Desulfovibrio sp. JC022 genomic DNA includes:
- the hisS gene encoding histidine--tRNA ligase: MAKIQKIKGVADLFPEDSARYAFMEKTARDVFTSYGFGELRTPILEKTELFCRSIGEETDVVQKEMYTFPDRKGRSLTMRPEATAGVVRAYVENKIYQPGKVSKFFTFGPMFRYERPQAGRMRQFHQINAEVFGASEPQADAEVLLMLSGFLKGIGLEKLSFELNSLGCPECRPKYNQALKDFFNSLDKSKLCDDCQRRVDTNPLRVLDCKVKRCKELTKDAPSIPDHLCTECREHFDVVIGLIDEAGLEYTLNPRLVRGLDYYQRTTFEVTSGDIGAQTAVAGGGRYDGLVESLGGPKKVPGIGFACGMERLAMLLEGEYEPSTDFYVALVDERSAKDSLIFGEKLRRSGLKGEVGFTAKSMKAQLRHANKINAQKCFIFGADEFENGTVTIKDMTEGGEQETVSRSEYFK; the protein is encoded by the coding sequence ATGGCAAAAATACAAAAAATCAAAGGCGTTGCAGACCTCTTTCCAGAGGATAGTGCAAGATATGCGTTCATGGAGAAGACCGCAAGAGATGTTTTCACCTCTTACGGTTTCGGCGAACTGAGGACTCCCATCCTTGAAAAGACCGAACTTTTCTGCCGCTCCATCGGTGAAGAAACCGATGTTGTACAGAAAGAAATGTACACCTTCCCCGACCGCAAGGGCCGCTCTCTGACTATGCGCCCCGAAGCTACTGCCGGGGTTGTCCGCGCTTACGTGGAAAATAAAATCTACCAGCCGGGCAAGGTCAGCAAATTTTTCACCTTCGGTCCCATGTTCCGCTACGAAAGGCCGCAGGCCGGACGTATGCGCCAGTTTCACCAGATCAATGCCGAGGTCTTCGGTGCATCCGAGCCGCAGGCCGATGCTGAAGTTCTGCTCATGCTTTCCGGATTCCTTAAAGGAATAGGTCTGGAAAAACTTTCCTTTGAGCTGAACTCTCTTGGCTGCCCTGAGTGCCGTCCAAAATACAATCAGGCTTTGAAGGATTTCTTCAATTCTCTCGACAAGAGCAAGCTTTGTGATGACTGCCAGCGTCGCGTGGATACCAATCCCCTGCGCGTACTCGACTGCAAGGTCAAGAGATGTAAGGAGCTGACCAAGGATGCTCCCTCCATTCCCGATCACCTCTGCACAGAGTGCCGCGAGCATTTTGATGTGGTTATCGGTCTTATCGATGAAGCAGGACTGGAATACACCCTCAATCCCCGCCTTGTGCGCGGACTTGATTACTACCAGCGGACCACCTTCGAAGTTACTTCCGGTGACATCGGTGCCCAGACTGCTGTTGCAGGCGGCGGCCGTTATGACGGCCTTGTTGAAAGTCTCGGTGGCCCCAAGAAGGTGCCGGGTATCGGCTTTGCCTGCGGAATGGAACGTCTTGCCATGCTGCTGGAAGGTGAGTACGAACCGTCCACTGATTTTTATGTGGCCCTTGTGGACGAAAGGTCTGCCAAGGATTCACTTATCTTCGGCGAGAAGTTACGCAGAAGTGGCCTTAAAGGCGAGGTTGGATTCACTGCCAAGAGCATGAAAGCCCAGCTGCGCCATGCCAATAAAATTAACGCGCAGAAGTGTTTCATCTTCGGTGCGGACGAATTCGAGAACGGAACGGTCACCATTAAGGATATGACCGAAGGCGGCGAGCAGGAAACTGTCAGCCGCAGCGAATATTTTAAGTAG
- a CDS encoding DUF2628 domain-containing protein, protein MEMITSQDYQEYIGPNAGKYLFNFAKFQQLHDGFTITWHWPAFLFGFWWFLYRKMYFWAAITFLVGFLPFGNFIAQIGYGLSANFFYYRDSTAKIGAIKSTAPVGGASIIMRDTGGVHGWVKIVGLVCFFLQPLWIFFMSLFFGSAFIFSFHQVMV, encoded by the coding sequence ATGGAAATGATCACTTCACAGGATTACCAAGAATACATCGGCCCCAATGCGGGCAAATACCTTTTTAACTTTGCAAAATTCCAGCAGCTGCATGACGGTTTCACCATAACATGGCACTGGCCCGCATTCCTGTTCGGGTTCTGGTGGTTCCTGTACCGCAAAATGTACTTCTGGGCTGCAATCACTTTTTTGGTCGGCTTCCTGCCCTTCGGAAACTTCATTGCCCAGATCGGCTACGGCTTAAGTGCAAATTTTTTCTATTACCGCGACAGCACAGCCAAAATCGGAGCCATCAAATCCACCGCCCCGGTAGGCGGAGCTTCGATAATCATGCGTGATACCGGAGGGGTTCACGGCTGGGTAAAAATTGTCGGGCTGGTCTGCTTTTTCCTGCAACCGCTCTGGATCTTCTTCATGTCCCTTTTCTTTGGCAGTGCTTTTATTTTTTCTTTCCATCAAGTTATGGTATAA
- a CDS encoding caspase domain-containing protein yields MKKAFSLKLLCSFFVAAMSIMLLSASDCLAQKRLALLIGNSAYTKIGALKNPVNDVVAMNRSLKKAGFNVMMVKNADRTTMGRAIDDFGRKLKNYDVGLFYFSGHGLQVNGINYLCPLGMSIQGQSDVQYEAVDAGKVLAKMEDAGNRMNIVILDACRNNPFKRSFRSMRNGLAQMDAPTGSFIAFATAPGKTALDGRGNNSPYVTHMLSNMNRKGVTIEQFFKKVRQGVIKDTSRKQVPWESSSLVGDFYFSGKGSSASSSSSQASSQPATTQQQQTPAPAPKPRPKPKKNKSDEVLDMMLN; encoded by the coding sequence ATGAAAAAAGCATTCTCACTCAAGCTGCTCTGCTCTTTCTTTGTGGCAGCTATGTCAATCATGCTGCTTTCCGCCAGCGACTGTCTGGCCCAGAAACGGCTGGCACTGCTTATCGGCAACTCGGCTTACACAAAAATCGGGGCACTCAAAAACCCGGTTAATGACGTCGTCGCCATGAACCGCTCACTGAAAAAAGCGGGCTTCAATGTCATGATGGTGAAAAACGCCGACCGGACCACCATGGGCAGAGCGATTGATGATTTCGGGCGCAAGCTCAAAAATTATGATGTGGGATTGTTTTACTTTTCAGGACACGGATTGCAGGTCAACGGGATCAACTATCTTTGCCCGCTGGGCATGTCCATTCAGGGACAGTCCGATGTGCAGTATGAAGCAGTCGATGCCGGAAAGGTGCTGGCTAAAATGGAAGACGCCGGGAACCGCATGAACATCGTCATCCTCGATGCCTGCCGCAACAACCCCTTCAAGCGCAGCTTCCGCTCCATGCGCAACGGTCTGGCCCAGATGGATGCCCCCACCGGATCATTTATCGCCTTTGCGACAGCTCCGGGCAAGACCGCTCTTGACGGACGCGGCAACAACAGCCCCTACGTGACCCACATGCTCAGCAACATGAACCGCAAGGGCGTAACCATTGAGCAATTCTTCAAAAAAGTCCGCCAAGGCGTAATCAAAGACACCAGCCGCAAACAGGTTCCCTGGGAATCCTCCTCGCTGGTAGGTGACTTCTACTTCTCCGGTAAAGGATCATCAGCTTCGTCATCTTCATCGCAGGCTTCAAGCCAACCTGCCACAACACAACAACAGCAGACTCCGGCCCCTGCCCCCAAGCCGAGGCCGAAGCCCAAGAAGAACAAAAGTGATGAAGTTTTGGATATGATGTTGAATTAG
- the epsC gene encoding serine O-acetyltransferase EpsC has translation MVSKIGGSVLTKVVDALCEEESYQTVYHMPEHDRPMPSITALGEFVERLRAVLFPGYFGDSEIRPETMRYHIGGNLDAAYRILEEQILRGHCFFCKADEFNCTNCEADAQRIASDFMEKLPEIRRLLATDVQAAYVGDPASKSPGETIFCYPSIIAMTHHRIAHELYKLNVDLIPRIIGEMAHSKTGIDIHPGAQVGEHFFIDHGTGTVIGETCIIGRNVRLYQGVTLGAKSFPSDDSGQLIKGIPRHPIVEDDVIVYSGATILGRVTIGTGSVIGGNVWVTKSVDAGARLLQR, from the coding sequence ATGGTTAGTAAGATCGGCGGCTCCGTGCTGACGAAGGTTGTGGACGCCTTGTGCGAGGAAGAGTCATATCAGACTGTGTATCACATGCCTGAACATGACCGTCCCATGCCTTCTATTACCGCATTGGGCGAGTTTGTGGAAAGGCTGCGGGCGGTTCTGTTTCCCGGTTACTTCGGGGATTCCGAAATCCGGCCCGAGACTATGCGCTACCACATCGGGGGTAATCTTGATGCGGCTTACAGGATTCTGGAAGAGCAGATTCTGCGCGGACATTGTTTTTTCTGCAAGGCCGATGAATTCAATTGTACCAACTGTGAGGCCGATGCCCAGCGCATCGCCTCTGATTTCATGGAAAAGTTGCCGGAAATTCGCCGACTGCTCGCTACCGATGTGCAGGCTGCCTACGTGGGCGACCCTGCGTCCAAGAGTCCGGGCGAGACAATTTTCTGTTACCCCAGTATCATCGCCATGACCCATCACCGCATTGCCCATGAGCTTTACAAGCTTAATGTGGATCTCATTCCGCGCATTATCGGTGAGATGGCCCATTCCAAGACCGGGATTGATATCCACCCCGGCGCGCAGGTGGGCGAGCATTTCTTTATCGACCACGGAACCGGTACTGTTATCGGCGAAACCTGTATTATCGGCCGCAACGTGCGCCTCTATCAGGGCGTAACCTTGGGCGCGAAGAGCTTCCCCTCTGATGATTCAGGGCAGCTGATCAAGGGCATTCCACGTCATCCCATTGTGGAAGACGATGTCATAGTTTATTCCGGGGCCACGATCCTCGGACGCGTAACCATCGGCACAGGTTCGGTCATCGGCGGTAACGTCTGGGTGACCAAGTCAGTTGATGCGGGTGCGAGACTTCTTCAGAGATAG
- the cysK gene encoding cysteine synthase A, translating into MNIHDSMISLVGNTPLVRLNKVTEGCVANVVAKLEFFNPCSSVKDRIGASMIEEAEKRGDLKPGATVVEPTSGNTGIGLAFVCAVKGYKLLLTMPESMSQERRDLLKGFGAELVLTPASEGMTGAVNKAKEIADSDPDAFLPMQFANTDNPLAHRRKTVNEIWEDTDAKIDIFVAGVGTGGTITGVGSELKKRNPAIKVVAVEPEKSPVISGGKAGPHGIQGIGAGFVPDVLQTEVIDEIVKVADEDSVAMARRLMQEEGILCGISAGAAAHAAVEIAKREENKDKLVVFVVPDTGERYLSTALFKD; encoded by the coding sequence ATGAATATTCATGATTCCATGATTTCTTTAGTGGGTAATACTCCTTTGGTCAGGCTGAACAAAGTCACTGAAGGGTGCGTGGCTAACGTTGTTGCCAAGCTGGAGTTCTTCAACCCCTGTTCCTCGGTCAAAGACCGCATCGGTGCATCCATGATTGAGGAAGCGGAAAAGCGCGGTGACTTGAAACCGGGTGCTACCGTGGTTGAACCGACCAGTGGTAATACCGGCATCGGGCTGGCTTTTGTCTGTGCGGTGAAAGGCTATAAACTATTGCTGACCATGCCGGAATCCATGAGTCAGGAACGCCGGGACCTGCTGAAAGGTTTCGGTGCTGAATTGGTATTGACCCCTGCCAGTGAGGGCATGACCGGAGCAGTTAACAAGGCCAAAGAGATTGCCGACAGCGACCCGGACGCATTTTTGCCCATGCAGTTTGCAAACACCGATAATCCGCTGGCTCATCGCAGGAAAACCGTCAACGAAATCTGGGAAGATACAGACGCTAAAATCGATATTTTTGTAGCCGGAGTCGGCACTGGTGGCACGATCACCGGGGTCGGTTCTGAGCTGAAGAAGCGTAACCCGGCAATTAAGGTTGTTGCGGTTGAGCCTGAGAAGTCTCCGGTTATCTCCGGTGGCAAGGCCGGACCGCACGGCATTCAGGGTATCGGGGCCGGATTTGTGCCTGATGTGTTGCAGACCGAGGTGATCGACGAAATAGTCAAGGTTGCGGACGAGGACTCTGTGGCTATGGCCCGCAGGCTTATGCAGGAAGAAGGTATTTTGTGCGGAATCTCAGCCGGGGCTGCGGCCCATGCGGCTGTGGAGATTGCGAAACGTGAAGAAAACAAAGATAAACTTGTGGTGTTTGTTGTTCCCGATACCGGGGAGCGTTACTTAAGCACTGCATTGTTCAAGGACTGA
- the nifS gene encoding cysteine desulfurase NifS produces the protein MSAYLDNNATTMVAPEVREAILPLLGDEFGNPSSMHRLGGQSGMLMEQARQKIAAGLNCDPDEIIFTSCGTEGDNTAIFSALEAQPEKRHIITTRVEHPAVLNVAKHYERKGYAVTYLSVDSNGLFDMDQYRTAFRPDTALVSIMYANNESGVISPIQEMAEIAKKHGVLFHTDAVQAVGKIAIDLKTLPVDYLVLSGHKIHAPKGVGALFVRKNAPFRPFMLGGHQEHGRRGGTENLPGIVGLGVAMELAVEHIDDENTRVRAMRDRLEKGLIAAIPDAIVNGDMEKRLPNTSSIAFKYIEGEAMLLMLDQFGIAASSGSACTSGSLEPSHVLRAMGVPFTFAHGSLRFSLSTYNTDEDIDLVLKELPPIISRLREMSPFRRGDEGLDWVDDHDH, from the coding sequence ATGTCAGCATATCTTGATAACAACGCTACTACCATGGTGGCACCGGAAGTGCGTGAAGCCATTCTGCCCCTGCTCGGCGATGAGTTCGGTAACCCTTCGTCCATGCACCGTCTCGGCGGACAATCCGGTATGCTCATGGAGCAGGCCCGCCAGAAAATTGCTGCCGGGCTGAATTGCGATCCCGATGAAATTATTTTTACCTCCTGTGGCACCGAGGGTGATAACACTGCTATTTTCTCCGCCCTCGAAGCTCAGCCGGAAAAACGTCACATAATCACTACCCGCGTGGAACACCCGGCAGTACTCAATGTTGCCAAACATTATGAGCGCAAGGGTTACGCTGTGACCTACCTGTCCGTGGATTCCAACGGTTTGTTCGATATGGATCAGTACCGGACAGCGTTCCGTCCTGATACCGCTCTTGTCTCAATCATGTATGCCAACAATGAATCCGGCGTGATTTCGCCCATTCAGGAAATGGCTGAAATAGCTAAGAAGCACGGCGTTCTTTTTCATACTGACGCTGTGCAGGCCGTGGGTAAAATTGCCATTGACCTCAAGACCCTGCCTGTGGATTATCTGGTCCTTTCCGGGCATAAGATTCACGCACCCAAGGGTGTGGGAGCTTTGTTCGTGCGTAAGAATGCGCCGTTCCGTCCTTTCATGCTTGGCGGGCATCAGGAACACGGACGCCGTGGCGGTACCGAGAATCTGCCCGGTATCGTCGGCTTAGGCGTAGCCATGGAGCTTGCGGTTGAGCATATTGATGACGAAAACACCCGCGTGCGGGCTATGCGTGATCGTCTTGAAAAGGGACTTATTGCAGCTATTCCCGATGCCATCGTCAACGGCGATATGGAAAAGAGGTTGCCTAATACTTCTTCTATCGCTTTCAAGTACATTGAAGGCGAAGCCATGCTGCTCATGCTGGACCAGTTCGGCATTGCCGCCAGCTCCGGTTCGGCCTGTACTTCCGGTTCCCTTGAGCCGTCCCACGTACTCCGGGCCATGGGTGTTCCCTTTACTTTTGCTCACGGTTCGCTCCGTTTTTCCCTGTCCACCTACAATACTGACGAGGATATTGATCTGGTGCTCAAAGAGCTGCCGCCGATCATCAGCCGTCTGCGCGAGATGTCTCCCTTCCGTCGCGGTGATGAAGGTTTAGACTGGGTAGACGATCACGATCATTAA
- the nifU gene encoding Fe-S cluster assembly protein NifU, which yields MWEYTNKVQEHFLNPQNVGVIEDADAIGEVGSLSCGDALRLFLKIDDEERIVDAKFQTFGCASAIASSSVLTELIKGMTLDEASKVSNKDIAEALGGLPKEKMHCSVMGQEALEDAIRKYRGLEAAPAPEGEIVCKCFGVTDVQIKRAVQENKLTTLEEVTNFTKAGGGCEDCHGRIEEIITEILTGEAAKPAPEPEKPARLTNIKRFQLVTKVIDEEIRPALNKDGGDIELIDIDGHKVIVSLRGACVGCPSSGRTLKDFVERRLKETVEPEISVLEG from the coding sequence ATGTGGGAATATACTAATAAAGTACAGGAACATTTTCTCAACCCTCAGAACGTAGGGGTTATTGAAGATGCGGATGCTATCGGCGAAGTAGGTTCTCTTTCCTGTGGTGATGCCCTGCGGCTCTTTCTTAAGATAGATGATGAAGAGCGCATTGTGGATGCCAAGTTTCAGACTTTCGGCTGCGCCAGTGCTATTGCTTCCAGTTCCGTACTTACAGAACTGATCAAGGGCATGACTCTTGATGAAGCTTCCAAGGTCAGTAACAAGGACATTGCTGAGGCCCTTGGCGGTCTGCCCAAGGAAAAAATGCACTGTTCTGTTATGGGACAGGAAGCCCTTGAAGATGCCATTCGTAAGTATCGCGGTCTTGAAGCTGCGCCCGCACCGGAAGGTGAAATCGTCTGTAAGTGCTTTGGCGTCACCGACGTTCAGATCAAGCGCGCTGTGCAGGAGAACAAGCTGACCACCCTTGAAGAAGTGACCAACTTCACCAAGGCCGGTGGCGGCTGTGAGGACTGTCACGGACGCATTGAGGAAATCATTACTGAAATCCTTACCGGGGAAGCTGCCAAGCCCGCGCCGGAGCCGGAAAAGCCTGCCAGGCTGACCAACATCAAGCGCTTTCAGCTGGTGACCAAGGTTATTGATGAGGAAATCCGCCCGGCCCTGAACAAGGACGGCGGAGATATTGAACTCATCGACATTGATGGTCATAAAGTGATTGTTTCCCTGCGCGGGGCCTGCGTCGGCTGCCCGTCTAGCGGGCGTACTCTCAAGGATTTTGTGGAACGCCGCCTCAAGGAAACCGTGGAACCTGAAATCAGCGTGCTGGAGGGCTAG
- the buk gene encoding butyrate kinase: MGSRILVINPGSTSTKVAIFDDEKVCFDAEVSHPRESIDKFSTVMDQKEFRSTAVMELIKDELEKGTPDMVVGRGGLLKPIPGGPYSINDEMISDLESGQYGVHPCNLGAMIAREFAEQWGVPSMIMDPVVTDEMDPVAKVTGLPEIKRRSVFHALSQRGAARSVAAKMGLEYEQAKFIVGHMGGGVSIGAHRDGKVVDVINALDGEGPFSPERSGTLPVLPVLNLVESGQYTFDEMRKVVTSRSGVLGLLGTNDMREVQARMEDGDEDARLVLEALVYNASKHICSFIPALMKGDPQKRPIDAIILTGGVARSELLVKAVEDVVGFIAPVKVVTGLEEMEVMGRGGLAVLRGDMQPQEYMN, translated from the coding sequence ATGGGTTCGAGAATTCTTGTAATCAATCCCGGATCAACATCAACCAAAGTGGCAATCTTCGACGATGAAAAAGTCTGTTTTGACGCTGAAGTAAGCCATCCCCGTGAAAGTATAGATAAATTTTCCACTGTAATGGATCAAAAAGAGTTCCGCAGTACAGCTGTTATGGAGCTTATTAAAGATGAGCTTGAAAAAGGAACACCGGATATGGTTGTAGGGCGGGGCGGTTTGCTTAAACCCATCCCCGGCGGACCTTACTCCATAAATGATGAGATGATTTCCGATTTGGAAAGCGGTCAATACGGTGTCCATCCCTGCAATCTGGGGGCAATGATTGCCCGTGAATTTGCAGAGCAGTGGGGTGTGCCGTCCATGATCATGGACCCGGTGGTTACCGATGAAATGGACCCTGTCGCCAAGGTTACCGGGCTTCCTGAAATCAAACGGCGTAGTGTTTTTCATGCCTTGAGTCAGCGTGGCGCGGCTCGTAGTGTTGCTGCAAAAATGGGCTTGGAATACGAGCAGGCAAAGTTCATAGTCGGGCATATGGGCGGCGGGGTTTCTATCGGGGCACACAGGGACGGAAAGGTGGTTGATGTCATCAACGCTCTTGACGGCGAAGGACCGTTCAGCCCGGAACGTTCCGGGACTCTGCCTGTCCTTCCTGTACTCAATCTTGTGGAATCAGGTCAGTATACTTTTGATGAAATGCGCAAGGTTGTTACTTCCCGGTCCGGAGTTCTCGGACTGCTTGGAACCAACGACATGCGCGAAGTTCAGGCCCGCATGGAAGACGGGGATGAGGATGCCCGTCTGGTGCTGGAAGCGTTGGTTTACAATGCATCCAAGCATATCTGTTCCTTTATTCCTGCTCTAATGAAGGGCGATCCGCAAAAACGTCCTATCGATGCCATTATTCTCACCGGAGGCGTTGCCCGCAGTGAGCTGCTGGTCAAGGCAGTGGAGGATGTGGTCGGGTTTATTGCTCCGGTGAAGGTTGTCACCGGTCTTGAAGAAATGGAAGTCATGGGGCGCGGCGGTCTGGCTGTTCTGCGCGGTGATATGCAGCCGCAGGAATACATGAATTGA
- a CDS encoding TetR/AcrR family transcriptional regulator: MTLKVVPINTLTATRRKILHAAYKCAAKTGFNNLDVDEITNKAGVTRKTLYSYFNGLENLMSELAVSGIYWPTTEELLANAPSEFPEIEPEKQVAAFFTALRRTLETRPDTLRLLAWEMLERTPLSELLEDVRVRTALEFFEHMTPDVPDDVDLAAAVAILGGAISYLSIRSLNTKHFGGVSLQDEVGWDRMEAAMQNMLRGLLCLKPETLE, encoded by the coding sequence ATGACTTTAAAAGTAGTTCCCATCAATACCCTCACCGCCACACGCAGAAAGATTCTGCATGCAGCTTACAAATGTGCCGCCAAAACCGGATTCAACAATCTTGATGTGGATGAAATAACGAACAAGGCCGGGGTAACCCGCAAGACCCTCTACAGCTACTTTAACGGGCTGGAAAACCTGATGAGTGAGTTGGCTGTATCGGGCATATACTGGCCTACCACCGAGGAACTGCTGGCCAATGCTCCATCCGAGTTCCCCGAGATCGAACCGGAAAAACAGGTAGCAGCATTTTTCACCGCGCTGCGCCGGACTCTGGAAACAAGGCCGGATACCCTGCGTCTGCTGGCTTGGGAAATGCTGGAGCGCACCCCGCTTTCGGAATTACTGGAAGATGTGCGGGTACGCACGGCGTTGGAATTTTTCGAACACATGACCCCGGACGTGCCCGATGACGTGGATCTGGCAGCCGCAGTAGCCATCTTAGGCGGGGCCATTTCCTATCTGTCCATCCGCTCCCTGAACACCAAACATTTCGGCGGAGTCAGCCTGCAGGACGAAGTAGGCTGGGACCGCATGGAAGCAGCAATGCAGAACATGTTACGCGGGCTGCTTTGTCTGAAGCCGGAAACTCTGGAGTAA